The following proteins are co-located in the Diaphorobacter sp. HDW4B genome:
- a CDS encoding PadR family transcriptional regulator, protein MRHFFEHSEGRRDREDGLGRGRGFGRRHGEQQRFGTEQEALMRARIAFIRRGMMEDEFGGGGGRLERGERGERGGRGEHGGRGGRGEHGGRGGGRRERLFESGDLKVLILHLLQQQEPRHGYEIIKAIGQLAGDDYSPSPGAIYPTLTFLEETGTIAIVDPQDARKRYVITDEGRKELAEQAATIERTLKRLQVHQMRSREQRPAELVRATENLRTSLRLKLGDVGANADRELLEKIATILDRAAVEIGRL, encoded by the coding sequence ATGCGTCATTTTTTTGAACACAGCGAAGGTCGTCGTGATCGTGAAGACGGTCTGGGTCGTGGTCGTGGCTTCGGTCGTCGCCATGGCGAACAACAACGCTTCGGCACGGAGCAGGAGGCCCTGATGCGTGCGCGCATCGCCTTCATCCGCCGCGGCATGATGGAAGATGAGTTCGGTGGTGGCGGTGGTCGCCTTGAACGAGGCGAGCGCGGGGAGCGTGGTGGCCGTGGAGAACACGGTGGCCGGGGCGGTCGTGGTGAGCATGGCGGGCGCGGCGGTGGCCGTCGCGAGCGGCTGTTCGAATCGGGCGATCTCAAGGTGCTGATCCTGCATCTGCTGCAGCAGCAGGAGCCGCGCCACGGCTACGAGATCATCAAGGCCATCGGCCAACTGGCGGGCGACGACTACAGCCCCAGCCCCGGCGCAATCTACCCCACGCTGACCTTTCTGGAAGAAACCGGCACCATCGCCATCGTCGATCCGCAGGACGCCCGCAAGCGCTACGTGATCACCGACGAAGGCCGCAAGGAACTGGCCGAGCAGGCCGCCACTATTGAGCGCACGCTCAAGCGCCTGCAAGTGCACCAGATGCGCTCACGCGAGCAGCGGCCTGCCGAGCTGGTGCGCGCCACAGAAAACCTGCGCACCTCGCTGCGCCTGAAGCTCGGCGATGTCGGTGCCAACGCGGACCGCGAATTGCTGGAGAAAATCGCCACGATTCTGGACCGCGCCGCCGTCGAAATTGGCCGTCTGTGA
- a CDS encoding ABC transporter ATP-binding protein: MNDKRMSTSTDMLLDVQKLNAWYGAAQILFDVSLNVRRGEVVALMGRNGAGKSTTLKSIAALVPRREGAIRFMGEDISRKASHQIAQRGLGFVPEDRRIFTELTVLENLEVGRQKPRQWPDGTPVVQWTPQTLFQLFPNLGEMPDRPGGAMSGGEQQMLTVARTLMGQPYLVLLDEPSEGVAPLIVEQMARSILELKRQGVGILLSEQNLPFAQVVADRAFILEKGQIVHQSSMQDLASDAQARRQYLGV, encoded by the coding sequence ATGAACGACAAGCGCATGAGCACGAGCACCGACATGCTGCTCGACGTGCAGAAGCTCAACGCCTGGTACGGCGCGGCGCAAATCCTGTTCGACGTGTCGCTCAATGTGCGACGCGGCGAAGTGGTTGCGCTCATGGGGCGCAACGGCGCGGGCAAGTCCACGACGCTCAAGTCGATTGCCGCGCTGGTGCCACGGCGCGAAGGCGCGATCCGCTTCATGGGCGAAGATATCTCGCGCAAGGCATCGCACCAGATCGCGCAGCGCGGCCTCGGTTTTGTGCCGGAAGACAGGCGCATCTTCACCGAACTCACGGTGCTGGAAAACCTCGAAGTCGGTCGCCAGAAACCGCGCCAGTGGCCCGATGGAACGCCCGTCGTGCAATGGACCCCGCAGACGCTGTTCCAGCTTTTTCCCAACTTGGGCGAGATGCCGGATCGCCCCGGTGGCGCGATGAGCGGCGGCGAGCAGCAGATGCTGACCGTCGCGCGCACGCTCATGGGCCAGCCGTATCTGGTGCTGCTCGATGAGCCCTCGGAAGGCGTTGCGCCGCTGATCGTCGAGCAGATGGCGCGCTCGATTCTGGAGCTCAAGCGGCAGGGCGTGGGCATTCTTCTGAGCGAGCAGAATCTGCCGTTCGCGCAGGTCGTTGCCGACCGCGCGTTCATACTGGAAAAAGGCCAGATCGTGCACCAATCATCGATGCAGGATCTGGCCTCTGATGCTCAGGCGCGCAGGCAGTATCTGGGCGTTTGA
- a CDS encoding ABC transporter ATP-binding protein, translating to MSIASPLLQVEQLSKSFGGVKAVREVSFSVRAGELLALIGPNGAGKTTTFNMVGGQLAPDSGRVLLAGENIAGLAPRQIWRKGVGRTFQIAQTFASFTVLENVQMALLSADKRIWQFWPRARAHRKADALALLDSVGMAQQADRACSELAYGDVKRVELAMALAHAPKLLLMDEPTAGMAPAERVALMQLTRRIAHERQMGVLFTEHSMDVVFGQADRVAVLVRGKLLAEGTPQQIRDDERVQQAYLGTGLVLEKNT from the coding sequence ATGAGCATCGCATCGCCACTGTTGCAGGTCGAGCAGCTCTCCAAATCCTTCGGCGGCGTGAAGGCCGTGCGCGAGGTGTCGTTCTCGGTGCGCGCGGGCGAGCTGCTGGCGTTGATCGGCCCGAACGGCGCGGGCAAGACGACGACGTTCAACATGGTTGGCGGTCAACTCGCGCCGGACAGTGGCCGCGTGCTGCTCGCGGGCGAAAACATCGCAGGCCTTGCGCCGCGCCAGATCTGGCGCAAGGGCGTGGGGCGCACGTTCCAGATCGCGCAGACCTTTGCCTCGTTCACCGTGCTGGAGAACGTGCAGATGGCGCTGCTGTCCGCCGACAAACGCATCTGGCAGTTCTGGCCGCGTGCGCGAGCGCATCGCAAGGCCGATGCGCTCGCGCTGCTGGACAGCGTGGGCATGGCGCAGCAGGCTGATCGCGCATGCAGTGAACTGGCCTATGGCGACGTGAAGCGCGTGGAGCTTGCGATGGCGCTGGCGCACGCGCCCAAGCTGCTGTTGATGGACGAGCCGACCGCCGGCATGGCCCCCGCCGAGCGCGTGGCGCTGATGCAGCTCACGCGCCGCATCGCGCACGAGCGGCAGATGGGCGTGCTGTTCACCGAGCACAGCATGGATGTGGTGTTCGGCCAGGCCGATCGCGTCGCCGTGCTGGTGCGCGGCAAGCTGCTGGCCGAAGGCACGCCGCAGCAGATTCGCGACGATGAGCGCGTGCAGCAGGCGTATCTGGGAACGGGGCTGGTGCTGGAGAAGAACACATGA
- a CDS encoding ABC transporter permease, producing MSVSGLLAQLLNGLASASSLFLVSVGLSLIFGVTRCINFAHGSFYMLGAFIAYSSVDVLAPHIGFWPALLMAPLVCCVLGALTEMLLLRRIYGAPELFQLLATFALVLVIKDAALWIWGPEELFGPRAEGFDGAVEILGRQFPSYDLLLIAVGPVVLLLLHLLLTKTRFGTLVRAATQDREMVGALGVNQAWLFTAVFALGTLLAGLGGALQLPREPASLEMDMLTIGAAFVVVVVGGMGSIPGAFVAALLIAELKAVCIWLGLQEIGGVEISFSKLTLVVEFLVMAAVLIWRPWGLMGKPQSLARNSAAIEQPLRMAGHGATAAWIALLLMLFGLPLVAGQESYAVVLLTDMAIAALFAASLHFILGPGGMHSFGHAAYFGLGAYGAALLVRQLDLPMEAALVLGPLVAAAGALLYGWFCVRLSGVYLTMLTLAFAQISWAIVFQWDDFTGGSNGLTGVWPPEWASQGAAFYWIALAVCALSVYVLRRMLFSPLGFALRAGRDSALRADAIGIDVRRVQWVAFVIAGLFAGLAGALFVFSKGSVAPDALSVTKSVDALVMVLLGGVQTLAGPVVGAAAFTWLHDTVARNTEYWRGLLGVIMLLLVLLFPQGMAGFAQWLFARFAARKEVRA from the coding sequence ATGAGCGTGTCTGGTCTGCTCGCGCAATTGCTCAACGGCCTGGCCAGCGCGTCGTCGCTGTTTCTGGTCTCCGTGGGGCTGTCGCTGATTTTCGGGGTCACGCGCTGCATCAACTTTGCGCATGGTTCGTTCTACATGCTGGGCGCGTTCATCGCGTATTCAAGCGTGGATGTGCTCGCGCCGCACATCGGTTTCTGGCCTGCGCTGCTGATGGCGCCGCTGGTTTGCTGCGTGCTGGGGGCGCTGACCGAGATGCTGTTGCTGCGCCGGATCTACGGTGCGCCGGAGCTGTTCCAACTGCTCGCCACCTTTGCGCTGGTGCTGGTGATCAAGGATGCGGCGTTGTGGATCTGGGGGCCGGAAGAGCTGTTCGGGCCGCGTGCCGAGGGGTTCGACGGCGCTGTCGAGATTCTGGGGCGGCAGTTTCCGAGCTATGACCTGTTGCTGATTGCGGTGGGGCCGGTCGTGCTGTTGCTGCTGCATCTGCTGCTGACGAAAACGCGCTTTGGCACCCTCGTGCGCGCTGCCACGCAGGACCGCGAGATGGTGGGCGCGCTGGGGGTGAATCAGGCGTGGCTGTTCACGGCGGTGTTTGCGCTGGGCACGTTGCTCGCGGGGTTGGGCGGAGCGTTGCAGTTGCCGCGCGAACCGGCGAGTCTGGAGATGGACATGCTCACGATCGGCGCGGCGTTTGTCGTGGTGGTGGTGGGCGGCATGGGCAGCATTCCGGGCGCGTTCGTCGCGGCGCTGTTGATTGCCGAGCTGAAGGCCGTGTGCATCTGGCTGGGGCTGCAGGAGATTGGCGGGGTGGAGATTTCGTTCTCCAAGCTCACGCTGGTAGTGGAATTTCTGGTGATGGCGGCCGTGCTCATCTGGCGGCCCTGGGGGCTGATGGGCAAGCCGCAGTCGCTGGCGCGCAATTCCGCGGCCATCGAGCAGCCGCTGCGCATGGCGGGCCACGGCGCGACCGCCGCGTGGATTGCGTTGCTGCTGATGCTGTTCGGCCTGCCGTTGGTGGCCGGGCAGGAGAGCTATGCCGTCGTGCTGCTCACCGACATGGCGATTGCCGCGCTGTTTGCAGCGAGCCTGCATTTCATTCTCGGGCCGGGCGGCATGCACTCGTTCGGGCATGCGGCTTACTTTGGTCTGGGCGCGTATGGCGCGGCGCTGCTGGTGCGACAGCTGGATTTGCCGATGGAAGCCGCGCTGGTGCTCGGGCCGCTTGTGGCTGCTGCCGGAGCGCTGCTTTACGGCTGGTTCTGCGTGCGGCTGTCGGGCGTTTATCTGACCATGCTGACGCTCGCGTTTGCGCAGATCAGCTGGGCCATCGTGTTCCAGTGGGATGACTTCACCGGCGGCAGCAACGGCCTGACGGGCGTGTGGCCGCCGGAGTGGGCGTCGCAGGGCGCGGCGTTCTATTGGATTGCGTTGGCGGTGTGCGCTTTGAGCGTCTATGTGCTGCGCCGCATGCTGTTTTCGCCGCTGGGTTTTGCGCTGCGCGCGGGGCGCGATTCGGCGCTGCGGGCGGATGCCATCGGCATCGATGTGCGGCGCGTGCAGTGGGTGGCGTTTGTGATCGCCGGTTTGTTTGCCGGGCTGGCGGGCGCGCTGTTTGTGTTCTCCAAAGGCAGCGTGGCACCGGATGCGCTGTCGGTCACCAAGTCGGTGGATGCGCTGGTGATGGTACTGCTTGGCGGCGTGCAGACGCTCGCTGGGCCGGTGGTGGGCGCTGCGGCGTTCACCTGGCTGCATGACACGGTGGCGCGCAACACGGAATATTGGCGCGGCTTGCTGGGCGTGATCATGCTGCTGCTGGTGCTGCTGTTTCCGCAGGGCATGGCGGGATTTGCGCAGTGGCTGTTTGCTCGCTTCGCGGCTCGCAAGGAGGTGCGCGCATGA
- a CDS encoding MarR family winged helix-turn-helix transcriptional regulator, protein MDYPSKNGESAHDELANRIFFRLYQCANMLHKTGSRAVEPLGLTTQQWAVLGALSRPEAKGGVGVGELARYLMVSRQNLSGLVSRMERDGHIELAADPQDRRSRLVRMTQEGGRVWREDAPELIRGFYDMALANFSVGDMAHLLHYLLKLLDNMQAIDKASGAGEDSDAVPPLKSKGQ, encoded by the coding sequence ATGGATTACCCTAGTAAAAATGGAGAATCAGCCCACGATGAGCTGGCCAATCGGATTTTCTTCAGGCTGTATCAATGTGCAAATATGTTGCATAAAACGGGCAGCCGGGCGGTCGAACCTCTGGGGCTGACCACGCAGCAATGGGCGGTGCTGGGGGCGCTGTCGCGGCCCGAGGCCAAGGGCGGTGTGGGCGTGGGAGAGTTGGCGCGCTATCTGATGGTCAGTCGCCAGAATCTGTCGGGGCTGGTCAGCCGCATGGAGCGCGACGGCCATATCGAACTGGCGGCCGATCCGCAGGACCGCCGCTCACGGCTGGTGCGCATGACGCAGGAGGGCGGGCGTGTGTGGCGCGAGGATGCGCCGGAGCTGATCCGGGGCTTCTACGACATGGCGCTGGCGAATTTTTCGGTGGGCGACATGGCGCATCTGTTGCACTACCTGCTCAAGCTGCTCGACAACATGCAGGCCATCGACAAGGCGAGCGGCGCCGGTGAGGATTCGGACGCCGTGCCGCCATTGAAGTCCAAGGGTCAGTAA
- the badH gene encoding 2-hydroxycyclohexanecarboxyl-CoA dehydrogenase, with protein sequence MQGLKGKTIIVTGGGGGIGGSTCQRLAQEGAKVAVLDRDLSAAQKTVAQITEAGGTALALACDITQRSEIDAALVQIEAQLGPVDVLVNNAGWDVFKPFTQTNEQEWERLIAINLTGALHMHHAVLPRMVSRRAGRIVNIASDAARVGSSGEAVYAACKGGLVSFSKTIAREHARHGICVNVVCPGPTETALFAGFADAAPNPEKLREAFVRAIPLGRMGQPQDLAGAIAFFASDDAGFITGQVLSVSGGLTMHG encoded by the coding sequence ATGCAAGGATTGAAGGGCAAAACCATCATTGTGACGGGCGGCGGCGGCGGCATCGGCGGATCGACCTGCCAGCGCCTTGCGCAAGAAGGCGCGAAGGTTGCAGTGCTCGACCGCGATCTCAGCGCCGCACAGAAGACCGTCGCGCAGATCACCGAGGCGGGCGGTACAGCCCTCGCGCTCGCCTGCGACATCACGCAGCGCTCGGAAATCGACGCCGCACTCGTCCAGATCGAAGCGCAACTCGGCCCGGTCGACGTGCTGGTCAACAACGCCGGCTGGGACGTGTTCAAGCCGTTCACCCAAACCAACGAGCAGGAGTGGGAGCGCCTCATCGCCATCAACCTGACGGGCGCGCTGCACATGCACCACGCCGTGCTGCCCCGCATGGTCTCGCGACGAGCGGGACGCATCGTCAACATCGCGTCCGATGCGGCGCGCGTGGGCTCCTCGGGCGAAGCGGTCTACGCCGCCTGCAAGGGCGGGCTGGTGTCGTTCTCCAAAACCATTGCGCGTGAGCATGCGCGGCACGGCATCTGCGTGAACGTGGTCTGCCCCGGCCCGACGGAAACCGCGCTCTTCGCCGGTTTTGCCGACGCCGCACCCAACCCCGAAAAGCTGCGCGAGGCCTTTGTCCGCGCGATTCCCCTTGGCCGCATGGGCCAGCCGCAGGACCTTGCGGGCGCGATTGCCTTCTTCGCCAGCGACGACGCGGGCTTCATCACCGGCCAGGTGCTCAGCGTCTCGGGCGGCCTGACCATGCACGGCTGA
- the badI gene encoding 2-ketocyclohexanecarboxyl-CoA hydrolase — translation MQFEDILYEVRNGVAWITINRPDKMNAFRGTTCDEIIKALNKAGYDRSVGCIVLAGAGDKAFCTGGDQSAHDGNYDGRGTIGLPMEELHTAIRDVPKPVIARVQGYAIGGGNVLCTICDLTICSEKAVFGQVGPKMGSVDPGYGTAFLARVVGEKKAREIWYLNRRYSGQEAVAMGLANLCVSPEKLDETVQQWAEEIGERSPTAIAIAKRSFNMDTAHQAGIAGMGMYALKLYYDTDESREGVAALKEKRKPQFRKYAK, via the coding sequence ATGCAATTTGAAGACATCCTCTATGAAGTGCGCAACGGCGTGGCCTGGATCACCATCAACCGCCCGGACAAGATGAACGCGTTTCGCGGCACCACCTGCGACGAAATCATCAAGGCACTGAACAAAGCGGGCTACGACCGATCCGTGGGCTGCATCGTGCTCGCAGGCGCGGGCGACAAGGCGTTCTGCACCGGCGGCGACCAGTCCGCACATGACGGCAACTACGACGGGCGCGGCACCATCGGCCTGCCGATGGAAGAGCTGCACACCGCGATCCGCGACGTGCCCAAGCCCGTCATCGCACGCGTGCAGGGCTACGCCATCGGCGGCGGCAATGTGCTGTGCACGATCTGCGACCTGACGATCTGCTCCGAAAAAGCGGTCTTCGGGCAGGTCGGCCCCAAGATGGGCTCGGTCGATCCGGGATACGGCACGGCCTTTCTCGCACGCGTGGTGGGCGAGAAGAAAGCGCGCGAGATCTGGTATCTCAATCGCCGCTACAGCGGCCAGGAAGCGGTGGCCATGGGTCTGGCCAACCTCTGCGTGTCACCCGAGAAACTCGACGAGACCGTTCAGCAATGGGCCGAGGAAATCGGCGAGCGCAGCCCCACCGCCATCGCCATTGCCAAGCGCAGCTTCAACATGGACACCGCGCATCAGGCCGGCATTGCAGGCATGGGCATGTACGCGCTCAAGCTGTACTACGACACCGACGAGTCGCGCGAGGGCGTTGCCGCGCTCAAGGAAAAGCGCAAGCCGCAGTTCCGCAAATACGCCAAGTGA
- the aliB gene encoding cyclohexanecarboxyl-CoA dehydrogenase, producing MNSYLDEDLVTLGEHARRFAQGRIAPGFQERDRTRVLDRELMREMGQMGFIAPELPEAFGGQGMGCLAAGVIHEAIAAADLSISYINLLASLNGQILAEHGDPQVAGPWLQKLTQGEALLAIALTEPRGGSDAANLRLRVERIGGDYVINGEKTSISAADQADAVVVFGRTGSVESGAHGVTALLVPCDAPGLTRSRFDCHGQRAIGRGSLFFENVRVPVNHRLGEENKGFVQVMQGFDFSRALIGLQVLSVARAALDESWEYAAQREAFGQPLTAFQGVSHPLADFDTQVTAARLLCLQALWLKDRHLPHSAEAAMCKWWAPKLAYDAIHQCLLTHGHGGYDRGLMEQRLRDVLGFQIGDGTAQIMKSIIARTRAGRKAVPI from the coding sequence ATGAACTCGTATCTCGACGAAGACTTGGTGACGCTGGGCGAGCACGCCCGACGTTTTGCACAGGGCCGGATCGCCCCCGGCTTTCAGGAGCGCGACCGCACCCGCGTGCTCGACCGCGAGCTGATGCGCGAGATGGGGCAAATGGGCTTCATCGCGCCGGAGCTGCCCGAAGCATTCGGCGGGCAAGGCATGGGCTGCCTGGCCGCAGGGGTGATCCACGAGGCCATTGCGGCGGCTGATTTGTCGATCAGCTACATCAACCTGCTGGCCTCCCTCAACGGCCAGATTCTTGCCGAGCACGGCGATCCGCAGGTGGCCGGGCCGTGGCTGCAAAAGCTCACGCAAGGCGAGGCCTTGCTTGCGATTGCGCTGACCGAACCGCGCGGCGGGTCGGATGCGGCCAACCTGCGTCTGCGGGTCGAACGTATCGGCGGCGACTATGTGATCAACGGCGAGAAGACCTCCATTTCCGCCGCCGATCAGGCCGATGCGGTGGTCGTTTTCGGGCGCACGGGCAGCGTGGAATCCGGCGCGCATGGCGTCACCGCATTGCTCGTTCCATGCGATGCGCCGGGCCTCACGCGCAGCCGCTTCGACTGCCATGGACAGCGTGCCATCGGGCGCGGCTCCCTGTTCTTCGAGAACGTGCGCGTTCCGGTCAACCACCGTCTGGGCGAAGAGAACAAGGGCTTTGTGCAGGTCATGCAAGGCTTTGATTTCTCGCGCGCACTCATCGGCCTGCAAGTGCTGTCCGTCGCACGCGCTGCGCTCGATGAAAGCTGGGAGTACGCCGCGCAGCGCGAGGCTTTCGGCCAACCGCTCACCGCATTCCAAGGCGTCAGCCATCCGCTGGCGGACTTCGACACGCAGGTCACCGCCGCGCGCCTGCTGTGCCTTCAGGCGCTGTGGCTCAAGGACCGCCACTTGCCGCACAGCGCCGAAGCCGCGATGTGCAAATGGTGGGCCCCCAAGCTCGCCTACGACGCGATCCACCAGTGCCTGCTCACGCACGGCCATGGCGGCTACGACCGTGGACTCATGGAGCAGCGCCTGCGCGACGTGCTGGGCTTTCAGATCGGCGACGGCACCGCGCAGATCATGAAATCCATCATCGCCCGCACCCGCGCCGGGCGCAAGGCTGTGCCGATCTGA
- the aliA gene encoding cyclohexanecarboxylate-CoA ligase, with the protein MEFDTVLLPERRARMLDQKLWHQRTINDALEACVAHCPDKLALMALRVESGERTPFTYREMACMADRIAVGLARLGVNKGDVVACQLPNWWQFTLLYLACSRISAVMNPLMHIFRERELRFMLQHGEAKVFIVPRIFRGHDFESMASGLKTELPHLAHTVVIDGQGSNSFEALLGGPHWEDETDAHDILTRSRPTPDDVTQLIYTSGTTGESKGVMHTANTLMANIIPYAERLHLGEDDVVLMASPMAHQTGFMYGLMMPILLQSRAVLQDIWDAARATTLIREQGVTFTMASTPFLTDLSRHVATEGGGIPSLRTFLSAGAPIPGPLVEQARAALGAKIISAWGMTENGAVTTTTPEDDDERSVHTDGKPLPGVEIKIADIDGTALPAGQEGKLLLRSCSNFGGYLKRPHLNATDAEDWFDTGDLARKDEQGYIRITGRSKDVIIRGGENIPVVEIESLLYRHPDIQHAAIVAYADERLGERACAVVVPRNGATLTLEDLRAFLTKERVALQYIPEKLHVLEQMPATPSGKIQKFKLRDLLKTQAQS; encoded by the coding sequence ATGGAATTCGATACCGTTTTGCTGCCCGAACGGCGTGCGCGCATGCTCGACCAAAAGCTCTGGCACCAGCGCACGATCAACGACGCGCTCGAAGCCTGCGTGGCCCACTGCCCGGACAAACTGGCCTTGATGGCGCTGCGGGTCGAAAGCGGCGAGCGCACGCCATTCACCTACCGCGAGATGGCGTGCATGGCCGACCGCATCGCCGTGGGCCTTGCTCGCCTCGGGGTGAACAAGGGCGATGTGGTGGCCTGCCAGTTGCCCAACTGGTGGCAATTCACGCTGCTGTATCTCGCGTGTTCGCGCATCAGCGCGGTGATGAATCCGTTGATGCACATCTTTCGCGAGCGCGAACTGCGCTTCATGCTGCAGCATGGCGAAGCCAAGGTGTTCATCGTCCCCCGCATATTCCGCGGACATGATTTCGAATCGATGGCGTCGGGCTTGAAAACCGAATTGCCGCATCTTGCGCACACCGTGGTCATCGACGGCCAAGGCAGCAACAGCTTCGAAGCCCTGCTCGGCGGCCCGCACTGGGAGGACGAGACCGACGCACACGACATCCTCACACGCTCGCGCCCCACGCCCGACGACGTCACCCAGCTCATCTACACCTCCGGCACCACCGGCGAGTCCAAGGGCGTGATGCACACCGCCAACACGCTCATGGCCAACATCATTCCGTATGCCGAGCGGCTGCATCTGGGCGAGGACGACGTCGTGCTCATGGCCTCGCCCATGGCGCACCAGACGGGCTTCATGTACGGCCTGATGATGCCCATCCTGCTGCAATCGCGCGCCGTGCTGCAGGACATCTGGGACGCAGCCCGGGCCACCACCCTGATCCGCGAACAGGGCGTGACTTTCACCATGGCATCCACCCCGTTCCTCACCGACCTCTCGCGCCATGTGGCGACCGAGGGCGGCGGCATCCCCAGCCTGCGCACCTTCCTGAGCGCAGGCGCGCCCATCCCCGGCCCACTGGTCGAACAGGCGCGCGCCGCGCTGGGCGCCAAAATCATCTCGGCCTGGGGCATGACGGAAAACGGCGCGGTGACCACCACCACACCCGAAGACGACGATGAGCGCTCGGTGCATACGGACGGCAAGCCCTTGCCCGGCGTGGAAATCAAAATCGCCGACATCGACGGCACTGCACTCCCCGCAGGTCAGGAGGGCAAGCTGCTGCTACGCTCCTGCTCCAACTTCGGCGGCTACCTCAAACGCCCGCACCTCAACGCTACCGATGCCGAAGACTGGTTCGACACCGGCGACCTCGCGCGCAAAGACGAGCAAGGCTACATCCGCATCACCGGCCGCAGCAAAGACGTGATCATTCGCGGCGGCGAAAACATTCCGGTGGTGGAAATCGAATCCCTGCTCTACCGCCACCCCGACATCCAACACGCCGCCATCGTCGCCTATGCCGACGAACGCCTGGGCGAACGCGCCTGCGCAGTCGTCGTCCCGCGCAACGGCGCAACGCTCACACTTGAAGACCTGCGCGCCTTCCTGACAAAGGAACGCGTGGCGCTCCAATACATCCCCGAAAAGCTGCACGTTCTGGAACAAATGCCAGCCACCCCTTCCGGAAAAATCCAGAAGTTCAAACTCCGAGACCTGCTGAAAACCCAAGCACAAAGCTGA
- a CDS encoding ABC transporter substrate-binding protein — protein MTVVKSSQKWSKLRLALPVAGYVLASHSLAAEVIKIGEINSYKAQPAFLEPYKKGMELAVEQVNKAGGIAGKKLQLVIRDDSGNPADAVRAAEELYTREKIDVLTGSFLSHVGLALTDYSKQKQRFFLASEPLTDKIVWAEGNPYTYRLRASTYMQVAMLVPEALKLNKKRWAIVYPSYEYGQSAVATFKKLMKEKQPDIEFVAEQAPALGKIDAGSVVQALADSKPDAIFNVLFATDMGKFVREGNTRGLFKGREVVGLLTAEPEYLDPLKKEAPVGWTVTGYPWYSINTPEHKAFLAAYQAKYKDYPRLGTIVGYNAIQSIAAGLRKTGGSAETAKLVEAFKGLEVDTPFGRITYRAQDHQSTMGAYIGKTAYDAKLGRGVLVNYHYADGKDYQPSDEEVKKLRPAAAN, from the coding sequence ATGACGGTAGTCAAAAGCTCGCAAAAATGGTCGAAATTGCGCCTCGCGCTCCCCGTGGCGGGCTATGTGCTGGCATCTCATTCCCTGGCCGCCGAGGTCATCAAGATCGGTGAAATCAACAGCTACAAGGCCCAGCCCGCCTTTCTGGAGCCCTACAAGAAGGGCATGGAACTGGCGGTGGAGCAGGTCAACAAGGCCGGCGGCATTGCGGGCAAGAAGCTGCAGCTCGTCATCCGCGACGACAGCGGCAACCCGGCGGACGCCGTGCGCGCGGCCGAGGAGCTGTACACCCGCGAGAAGATCGACGTGCTGACCGGCAGCTTTCTCTCGCACGTGGGTCTGGCGCTGACGGATTACTCCAAGCAGAAACAGCGCTTCTTCCTTGCGTCCGAGCCGCTGACCGACAAGATCGTCTGGGCGGAGGGCAACCCCTACACGTATCGCCTGCGCGCTTCGACCTACATGCAGGTCGCCATGCTGGTGCCCGAAGCGCTCAAGCTCAACAAGAAGCGCTGGGCGATTGTCTATCCCAGCTACGAATACGGACAATCTGCGGTCGCCACCTTCAAGAAGCTCATGAAGGAAAAGCAGCCGGACATCGAATTCGTGGCCGAGCAGGCACCTGCTCTGGGCAAGATCGATGCGGGCAGTGTGGTGCAGGCGCTTGCCGACTCCAAGCCGGATGCGATCTTCAACGTGCTTTTTGCAACCGATATGGGCAAGTTCGTGCGGGAAGGCAACACACGCGGCCTGTTCAAGGGCCGCGAAGTGGTCGGTCTGCTGACCGCCGAGCCGGAATATCTCGATCCGCTGAAAAAAGAGGCACCCGTGGGCTGGACCGTGACCGGCTACCCTTGGTACTCGATCAACACGCCCGAACACAAGGCGTTTCTCGCCGCCTATCAGGCCAAGTACAAGGACTACCCGCGTCTGGGCACCATCGTGGGCTACAACGCGATCCAGTCGATCGCGGCGGGTCTGCGCAAGACGGGTGGCAGTGCGGAGACTGCCAAGCTGGTGGAAGCCTTCAAGGGGCTGGAGGTGGACACGCCGTTTGGGCGGATCACTTATCGCGCGCAGGATCATCAGTCGACGATGGGGGCTTACATCGGGAAGACGGCTTATGACGCGAAGTTGGGGCGCGGCGTTTTGGTGAACTATCACTATGCGGATGGGAAGGATTACCAACCCTCCGATGAGGAAGTGAAGAAGTTGCGGCCTGCTGCTGCCAACTGA